A stretch of Caenorhabditis elegans chromosome IV DNA encodes these proteins:
- the Y69A2AR.19 gene encoding Protein-tyrosine-phosphatase (Confirmed by transcript evidence) — MQHKMRFGQLLLLALFGVANGYREQFNTISSSVRQEKINDNHLDSPRSDGHELMENPLDPIASHDFSDFLDPHELQIAGRVARQVAPSKSADYLNHTTLIAHIANGIALQAGLMKGSIPIDAAVSELLNFGSVKVSDITAFKPDQITALIGKLKGVPASLVSTDPIVTLETRALDWNKLLIASKSIGDVASLPGKDDFSTELAKFENTFNFDSLSKTADTINSTIKSCSNLLDKSDTSWESHSAIRFKDLPGTLETLGSKVKEIINMDVSFDKLMNGFTAFQPLERLMHLVELRRSYIIVPVSNTPDITSNLKKVVEQVALAKAAGKSSMTVSALADVGGSKPKREHSVGFQSGISELKQLVKDVLDPWFSSLLNVTSAQQNNLADGLQSLFKTTDQLSRMNDKLKPIVSSSVQQTIAVFQVLVNEISLLSSDSAEMSSVMAELDKCSRTLPMDDQRVVGVELMKHINSLKLSLSQFAEFKTSTILNSLEKEITSFQNSYKFSDLQDPTATATEVKAVVESIQKSGSLEKFKQYLLLLQKTFADVDGNNLKTVILGGIKARITKIGDSTFGDFIKEELKVHTCLKAQEEQSRKLSQAIQATQSLRKLDEKMLEEVGSAASAVSSFAKDLATIKSIPETMKKEAKGVSTDLNGMADAKKNSDSVGQSVSSLQDASELIELESAIKELKGFGPEIDGYIKAVKSPEDRKAIETQWGNHHSDMASLESGLKAAKGFVDKIDVSKAKTMSDYGTPLANLKDLPDVKINALEKIKALDALIKALPPPKRKRATSDPKTVMEAAKSTLEKIAALDLQFSNHKTQYQQAPAAFKAFHDFLAKFLVTTHSNSTGGSDSGISITLIIIIVGSILALIGVAVGIYFGVRWYEKKKAAEQMEHEIVVWVKAQAYKSLEAAIIVLVASLHVVWGTQTSVSVEKSNAYLPKEKNRRPLATPCNPETAVEVMSDGTRIPIHANWINTSPDVDGNTQKFIATQGPLPNTSDDFWTMVQFHKVETVVMLCQFVEKEEEKCHEYFPVRTGQIVDLERYKLKTVTQEQILGDSTSKRTIQVEDTSKEFPTRTITHYQYHSWPDQGIPQGHAQCFDLMNMAKESKKPIVVHCSAGIGRTVSFIATQYIPSAVLANRTLVLNQAVAELRDQRWCAIQTVEQMYWVQVGSVYRLSKEKNIDMKHYKEQFEMLDGGHKFLYLAQEQFKDGRKDVLKKLEADGEVRKAKQDEKKATTGIDEDLGGDRKKGGAECIAVDMEY; from the exons ATGCAACATAAGATGCGGTTTGGGCAATTATTGCTTCTCG CGCTCTTTGGAGTTGCAAACGGCTACAGAGAGCAATTTAATACAATTTCTTCGTCTGTTAGACAAG aaaaaatcaacgaCAATCACCTGGACAGCCCCCGCTCGGATGGACACGAACTAATGGAAAACCCCTTGGACCCTATCGCATCTCACGACTTTTCGGACTTCCTGGATCCTCATGAGCTTCAAATCGCCGGAAGAGTTGCTCGACAAG TTGCTCCTTCCAAGTCGGCTGACTACCTCAACCATACAACACTTATCGCTCATATCGCTAATGGAATTGCTCTGCAGGCTGGCTTGATGAAAGGATCGATTCCGATCGATGCAGCTGTCAGTGAGCTCCTCAATTTTGGTTCGGTCAAAGTGTCGGATATCACTGCCTTCAAGCCTGATCAGATTACTGCTCTTATCGGTAAGCTGAAAGGCGTTCCCGCATCTCTTGTTTCAACGGACCCGATTGTCACTTTGGAAACTCGAGCGCTGGATTGGAACAAACTTCTGATTGCTTCAAAATCTATTGGTGACGTTGCAAGTCTTCCAGGAAAAGATGACTTCTCTACTGAgttagcaaaatttgagaacaCATTCAACTTTGACTCGCTTTCCAAGACAGCCGACACCATTAATAGCACCATAAAATCATGTTCAAATCTTTTAGACAAATCAGACACAAGCTGGGAAAGCCATTCGGCCATTCGTTTTAAAGACTTGCCTGGAACTCTAGAAACTCTAGGGTCTAAAGTCAAAGAGATCATCAATATGGATGTTTCTTTTGATAAATTGATGAATGGCTTCACTGCCTTTCAACCACTCGAACGTTTGATGCACCTTGTTGAACTCCGTCGATCGTATATTATCGTTCCGGTGTCAAATACTCCAGATATCACAAGCAACCTCAAAAAAGTTGTCGAGCAAGTTGCTCTGGCGAAAGCTGCTGGCAAATCTTCAATGACTGTTTCAGCTCTAGCAGATGTAGGAGGCTCAAAGCCAAAACGCGAGCATTCTGTCGGTTTCCAGAGCGGAATCTCTGAACTGAAGCAGCTCGTCAAAGACGTGCTTGATCCTTGGTTTTCTAGCCTACTGAATGTCACCAGCGCTCAGCAGAATAATTTAGCCGATGGTTTACAGTCTTTGTTCAAAACTACTGATCAATTGAGTAGAATGAATGATAAGCTGAAACCAATAGTTTCTTCGTCTGTTCAACAAACAATCGCCGTTTTCCAGGTCCTTGTGAATGAAATTTCTTTGCTTTCTTCAGACTCTGCTGAAATGAGTAGCGTTATGGCAGAACTTGATAAATGTTCTAGAACACTCCCTATGGACGATCAACGTGTAGTTGGTGTTGAATTGATGAAACACATCAACTCACTGAAGCTCAGTCTATCTCAATTCgctgaattcaaaacttcGACAATTTTGAATAGTCTAGAGAAGGAGATAACTTCTTTTCAGAACTCATACAAGTTTAGCGACTTGCAAGACCCGACTGCAACGGCGACAGAAGTAAAAGCCGTCGTGGAGAGTATTCAAAAATCAGGTTCTCTCGAAAAGTTTAAACAGTATCTTTtgcttttgcaaaaaacttttgctGATGTAGATGGAAATAATCTCAAAACAGTTATCTTGGGTGGAATAAAAGCTAGAATTACTAAGATAGGAGATTCAACGTTTGGAGACTTTATCAAAGAAGAACTTAAGGTCCACACTTGCCTAAAGGCACAGGAGGAACAATCAAGGAAGTTATCTCAAGCTATTCAAGCAACTCAAtcattgagaaaattggatgaaaagaTGCTCGAAGAAGTTGGATCAGCAGCTTCTGCGGTGTCTTCGTTTGCTAAAGATCTTGCCACTATTAAATCGATTCCGGAAACCATGAAGAAGGAAGCAAAGGGAGTCTCCACGGATCTCAACGGCATGGCAGATGCGAAGAAGAACTCGGATTCTGTTGGACAATCTGTGAGCTCTCTTCAAGATGCAAGTGAATTGATCGAGTTGGAATCTGCCATCAAGGAACTGAAAGGTTTTGGACCTGAGATTGATGGTTACATCAAAGCTGTCAAAAGTCCGGAAGATAGGAAAGCGATCGAAACTCAATGGGGAAACCATCATAGTGACATGGCTTCTCTGGAATCTGGATTGAAAGCTGCTAAAGGATTTGTTGACAAGATTGACGTCTCGAAAGCCAAAACAATGTCAGATTATGGTACTCCATTGGCAAACTTGAAGGATCTTCCGGATGTCAAAATCAATGCATTGGAGAAGATAAAAGCTCTCGATGCTCTGATCAAAGCACTTCCACCTCCGAAACGCAAACGAGCAACCAGCGATCCGAAGACTGTCATGGAAGCTGCCAAATCGACTCTGGAGAAGATTGCAGCCTTGGATCTCCAATTCTCAAATCACAAGACTCAATACCAACAGGCTCCTGCTGCATTCAAGGCATTCCATGACTTTTTGGCAAAGTTCCTGGTGACTACACATAGCAATAGTACAGGTGGTTCGGATTCCGGGATATCTATTAC TttgatcatcatcatcgtcggTAGTATTCTTGCTCTCATTGGCGTTGCTGTCGGAATCTATTTCGGAGTTCGTTGGtatgagaaaaagaaagcaGCCGAGCAGATGGAACACGAAATTGTTGTATGGGTAAAAGCTCAAGCATACAAGAGTCTGGAGGCGGCAATCATTGTTCTGGTCGCTTCGTTGCATGTGGTGTGGGGAACACAGACCTCGGTGTCGGTTGAGAAGTCGAATGCGTATTTGCCGAAGGAGAAGAATCG AAGACCGTTGGCAACACCTTGTAATCCGGAAACTGCCGTGGAAGTCATGTCGGACGGGACAAGGATTCCGATTCATGCGAATTGGATCAACACAAGTCCGGATGTGGATGGTAATACGCAGAAGTTCATTGCAACACAG GGACCACTTCCGAACACTTCGGACGACTTCTGGACGATGGTTCAATTCCACAAAGTTGAGACTGTTGTGATGCTCTGTCAGTTTGTGGAGAAAGAGGAAGAGAAGTGTCATGAGTATTTCCCAGTCAGAACTGGGCAGATTGTCGATTTGGAGAGATATAAGCTGAAAACCGTTACTCAGGAGCAGATTCTGGGCGATTCGACGTCTAAGCGTACAATTCAGGTTGAGGATACGTC GAAAGAATTCCCCACCCGTACAATCACCCATTATCAATATCACTCATGGCCGGATCAGGGAATTCCACAGGGTCATGCCCAATGCTTCGATCTGATGAACATGGCGAAGGAGAGCAAGAAGCCAATTGTCGTGCACTGTTCTGCTGGAATCGGTAGAACCGTCTCCTTCATTGCCACACAATACATTCCGAGTGCAGTATTGGCCAACAGAACTCTGGTTTTGAATCAGGCTGTCGCCGAACTTCGTGATCAGCGCTGGTGTGCCATTCAGACCGTCGAGCAGATGTACTGGGTTCAAGTTGGATCTGTCTACAGACTCTCCAAG gaaaagaaCATTGACATGAAGCACTACAAGGAACAGTTTGAAATGCTGGATGGTGGTCACAAATTCTTGTATTTGGCTCAGGAGCAGTTTAAAGATGGAAGAAAGGATGTTCTGAAGAAACTTGAAGCTGATGGTGAGGTTAGAAAGGCCAAGCAGGATGAGAAGAAAGCAACGACTGGAATTGATGAAGATCTTGGTGGTGATCGTAAGAAAGGAGGAGCCGAGTGTATTGCTGTCGACATGGAATATTGA